TAGCCAGCAGATTTGGCTAAAACGAGGAGACAGAATGCGTGCACTAAGATATCTCAGTAATGTGGTTACGTTGAAATTAGATGCAGATAGGTGCACAGGATGCGGTTTATGCGCGATAGTCTGTCCACACGCCGTTTTTGAGATGGATGGAAAGGCGATCATTGTGGACAAGGACGCATGTATA
The window above is part of the candidate division TA06 bacterium genome. Proteins encoded here:
- a CDS encoding 4Fe-4S dicluster domain-containing protein, producing the protein MRALRYLSNVVTLKLDADRCTGCGLCAIVCPHAVFEMDGKAIIVDKDACIECGACALNCAAEAIEVKSGVGCATAIIIGAVRRTEPTCDCSGESKKSCCN